A window of the Bdellovibrio sp. ZAP7 genome harbors these coding sequences:
- a CDS encoding phosphatidylserine/phosphatidylglycerophosphate/cardiolipin synthase family protein translates to MDSWSAVKLFHNGDAYFESLIQDIQNAKESITIESYIFDLDKLTENILSELSHAVKRGVSVKLILDGFGSYYSIPPVLRYCQQHGIELRVFHIMPYPSSWLHRLPAFETISKASWWRRMNRRNHRKVIIFDEKTAYLGSLNFTQVHCAKYVGNKAWRDTGVRVQGPAVRQLVIATQITYLRTIYKGFLSWISRWRAPSSPLSSAVQLNTTQKMRKHLYRDMLRKISHAKHRVYITTAYFLPKRSVMRVLMQAKERGADVRLLIPGKSDVPFSKWASFFLVRFLIQKGIPVFEYQKSILHAKTMVIDDEVYVGSFNLNYRSLFHDLEVIAHFKDQDTLENMLTQWNEDCENSQNIAETSLGARSWFLRVLYKIAFRLRYML, encoded by the coding sequence ATGGATTCATGGAGTGCCGTAAAGCTGTTTCATAATGGTGATGCTTATTTTGAAAGTCTGATTCAAGACATTCAAAATGCGAAAGAATCCATTACTATTGAAAGCTATATTTTCGATCTCGACAAGCTGACAGAAAACATTCTGAGTGAGCTTTCACACGCCGTAAAAAGAGGTGTTTCCGTTAAATTGATTCTTGATGGGTTCGGTTCTTACTATAGTATTCCGCCGGTTTTGCGCTATTGCCAACAACATGGCATCGAACTTCGCGTATTTCACATCATGCCCTACCCATCTTCGTGGCTGCACCGCTTGCCTGCTTTTGAAACCATCAGCAAAGCAAGCTGGTGGAGACGTATGAACCGTCGCAATCATCGCAAAGTGATTATTTTCGATGAAAAAACAGCTTATTTGGGAAGTCTGAACTTCACACAAGTTCATTGTGCAAAATATGTAGGCAATAAGGCGTGGCGCGATACAGGCGTTCGCGTGCAAGGTCCCGCAGTTCGTCAACTGGTGATTGCGACACAAATCACTTATCTGCGCACTATATATAAAGGATTTTTGTCGTGGATCAGCAGGTGGAGAGCGCCTTCTTCTCCGTTAAGCTCCGCTGTTCAATTGAACACCACCCAAAAGATGCGAAAACATCTTTATCGCGACATGCTCCGTAAAATCTCTCACGCCAAACATCGCGTTTATATTACAACGGCCTATTTTCTCCCCAAACGCTCGGTGATGCGGGTCTTGATGCAAGCAAAAGAACGTGGCGCTGATGTCAGACTTTTGATTCCCGGGAAATCCGACGTGCCTTTTTCCAAATGGGCATCGTTTTTCCTGGTGCGCTTCTTGATTCAAAAAGGCATTCCGGTTTTTGAGTACCAAAAGTCTATTTTACACGCGAAAACCATGGTTATCGATGATGAAGTCTATGTCGGCTCTTTTAATTTAAATTATCGCAGCCTCTTTCACGACCTTGAAGTCATCGCCCACTTTAAAGACCAAGACACTTTGGAAAATATGCTGACGCAATGGAATGAAGATTGTGAGAACTCCCAGAACATCGCAGAGACCAGCTTGGGCGCAAGATCCTGGTTTCTCCGTGTCCTCTATAAAATTGCTTTCAGACTGCGATATATGCTCTGA
- a CDS encoding response regulator: MSDAKSKILILEDDESVSTALKEILSRAGHSVLVASRPDEATGMLTSNNIEFLFCDCMLPQMTGMDFIERTRAENPNLRFKVVLMSGIFTDKAFIQEATNKTQALAFLRKPFEMDQVLKLVKKEASAKEETTSARKLLYQMFSNPKVTNRQKRKVIESIEEVSGFDLPFLYSLLVETKSSGYLNIYNSDGSVSGISFCNGNIVGVDVDDKTTFLGEMLIQSGYATPGDVQTALRDKNNRRIGNYLIQNNQLSPHAFDLILMEQMNIRLVKTIVDEKIRVNFASAEVEMSNPSIDADALSHYLHDWIASKLSLNWLKSFYMIWTGNVIAKSPTYTDDHPALSMSMIKSLDGFMAKIDGETTINKLLDVKGYTEIGVYKAVHFLLTKGLIVFAQRAAFESPEVQLKSLQKIWANLEGKNGFEIVAYMESGTMGSSLESVLEDFLTTLGPEPVDSKSEVANLWNKIKKEAEDAVLVAQDSNKASAFRQEAQRSEAENKLKANSMMEDVKKALQYTQYSKAMTMVTEIAKLNPQQAQLHLYSSWAKLGVASTADGVRRAAISKEVEMEMMQVPPDERYDALYPFVMGLFQKIRGDLAGARKQLEKAIAMDASFMSARRELSTLSAAAKNQKQDVFNMDLKQMVSGFFKKK, from the coding sequence GTGAGTGATGCTAAAAGTAAAATCCTTATTTTGGAAGATGACGAGTCGGTCTCCACGGCACTGAAGGAAATTCTGAGCCGTGCAGGGCATTCCGTACTTGTTGCAAGCCGTCCTGATGAAGCGACAGGCATGCTCACGTCCAATAATATTGAATTTCTTTTCTGTGATTGTATGCTTCCGCAAATGACGGGGATGGATTTCATCGAGCGCACGCGCGCGGAAAATCCCAACCTTCGTTTCAAAGTCGTTTTGATGAGCGGTATCTTCACAGATAAAGCATTCATTCAAGAGGCGACGAACAAGACTCAGGCATTGGCCTTCTTGCGTAAGCCGTTTGAAATGGATCAAGTTCTAAAGCTGGTTAAGAAAGAAGCTTCTGCGAAAGAAGAGACTACAAGTGCTCGTAAGCTTCTTTATCAGATGTTCTCCAATCCCAAAGTGACCAATCGCCAAAAGCGTAAAGTTATCGAGTCGATTGAAGAAGTCAGCGGCTTTGACTTGCCGTTCTTGTATTCACTTTTGGTGGAAACTAAGAGCAGTGGTTATTTGAATATTTATAATTCTGATGGATCTGTTTCCGGTATCTCGTTCTGTAATGGCAATATTGTCGGCGTTGACGTTGATGATAAAACGACATTCCTGGGTGAGATGTTGATTCAAAGTGGTTACGCCACTCCGGGAGACGTGCAAACGGCTTTGCGTGATAAAAACAATCGCCGTATTGGTAACTATTTGATTCAGAACAATCAATTGAGCCCGCATGCGTTTGATTTGATCCTGATGGAGCAAATGAATATCCGTCTGGTGAAAACAATCGTGGATGAAAAAATCCGCGTGAACTTTGCGTCGGCAGAAGTTGAAATGTCCAATCCAAGTATCGATGCTGATGCGCTTTCGCACTATCTGCATGACTGGATTGCTTCGAAATTATCTTTGAACTGGTTGAAATCTTTCTACATGATCTGGACGGGCAACGTGATTGCGAAAAGTCCAACATACACGGATGATCATCCGGCACTTAGCATGTCGATGATTAAATCCCTGGATGGTTTTATGGCGAAGATTGACGGCGAGACGACGATCAATAAGCTTTTGGACGTCAAAGGCTATACAGAGATCGGCGTCTATAAGGCAGTCCACTTCCTTTTGACCAAGGGTTTGATTGTATTTGCTCAAAGAGCAGCTTTTGAATCTCCGGAAGTTCAATTGAAGTCTTTGCAAAAAATCTGGGCGAACCTTGAAGGTAAAAACGGTTTTGAAATCGTGGCCTACATGGAAAGCGGTACGATGGGCTCTTCATTGGAAAGTGTCCTTGAAGACTTCTTGACGACATTGGGCCCAGAACCTGTAGATTCAAAATCAGAAGTGGCGAATTTGTGGAATAAGATCAAGAAGGAAGCGGAAGACGCTGTTCTGGTTGCTCAAGACTCCAACAAAGCATCTGCATTCCGTCAAGAAGCTCAGCGCTCTGAGGCCGAGAACAAGCTTAAAGCTAATAGCATGATGGAAGATGTGAAGAAGGCCCTTCAGTATACGCAGTACTCTAAAGCCATGACTATGGTGACAGAGATTGCGAAATTGAATCCGCAGCAAGCTCAGCTTCATCTATATAGCTCTTGGGCAAAATTGGGTGTAGCGTCAACGGCTGACGGTGTTCGTCGTGCAGCGATTAGTAAAGAAGTTGAAATGGAGATGATGCAAGTACCTCCAGATGAGCGCTATGATGCTCTTTATCCATTCGTGATGGGTCTGTTCCAAAAGATCCGTGGTGATTTGGCCGGAGCCCGCAAACAGCTGGAAAAAGCAATTGCGATGGATGCATCGTTCATGTCAGCACGTCGTGAATTGTCGACTTTGAGTGCAGCAGCGAAAAATCAAAAACAAGACGTCTTCAATATGGACCTGAAACAAATGGTTTCAGGATTCTTCAAGAAGAAATAA
- a CDS encoding MBL fold metallo-hydrolase, with protein sequence MSVVAGESWSYQKYKFHGLSLSGIRTAIAMPELSLSFDVAQGFPYLLNLKKFFISHGHLDHAAGIPYIISQKAMTSQNAAQFYMPGSLVEPMTNIMREWEKIEGHQYKFEFIPVKADDEIEINQQNYVKVFPTTHRIESFGYTLFETSKKLRADLQGKSQEDIVNLRRKGEDVNEIHHHPMVTFTGDTQIEFLGVRPWVKKSKILIMESTYLDDRKTIANAREWGHTHLDEIIPHLDEIESEQIVLIHISSRYSDAEALRLIKSRIPDKHHDRIVLFPGR encoded by the coding sequence ATGTCCGTCGTTGCTGGGGAAAGCTGGAGTTATCAAAAATATAAATTCCATGGCCTTTCCCTTTCGGGCATCCGCACCGCCATCGCCATGCCGGAGCTTTCTTTAAGTTTCGACGTGGCTCAGGGCTTCCCCTATCTTTTGAATCTTAAGAAATTCTTTATCAGCCATGGCCACTTGGACCATGCCGCTGGAATCCCCTACATCATTTCCCAAAAAGCCATGACCTCGCAAAATGCGGCGCAGTTTTATATGCCCGGAAGCCTGGTCGAACCGATGACCAATATCATGCGCGAGTGGGAAAAAATCGAGGGTCATCAGTACAAGTTCGAATTCATCCCGGTGAAAGCCGACGATGAAATCGAAATCAACCAGCAAAATTATGTTAAGGTGTTTCCAACCACTCACCGGATTGAATCCTTCGGCTACACCCTGTTTGAAACGTCAAAAAAGTTGCGTGCGGATCTTCAGGGGAAATCGCAGGAAGATATCGTAAATCTGCGTCGCAAAGGTGAAGATGTAAATGAAATACACCACCACCCGATGGTCACTTTCACTGGCGACACTCAGATTGAGTTTTTAGGCGTTCGCCCTTGGGTGAAGAAATCAAAGATCTTGATCATGGAGTCCACCTACCTGGACGATCGAAAAACCATCGCGAATGCTCGCGAATGGGGTCATACCCATTTAGATGAGATCATTCCCCATCTTGATGAAATCGAATCCGAACAAATCGTGCTGATTCACATCTCCAGCCGTTACTCCGATGCCGAAGCCCTTCGCTTAATCAAATCTCGGATCCCCGACAAACACCACGATCGCATCGTGCTTTTCCCGGGGCGCTAA
- a CDS encoding glycosyltransferase family 9 protein: protein MSQIETRKGAKFLIIRFSAFGDVVQTLSVPSAIAQAFPEAQIHWITRKDMAPLLRNHPHIHKVWEFDRKAGALGLMKLVWSMRPEKFTHIYDAHNNSRSRIISLLLRPFGFLGLGPKFIRRSIRRWKRFLLFRFRINKFEQPFNGQRDLLEPLQKWGVSKAAPAAPQIFPSADVVEKARGILGDFANAVSLAPSAAYFLKRWPKEYWAQLIQLMPGQKFVLLGGPEDSFIEDIHAVAPERVMNLAGKTSLQVSSAVVGLSRVVISNDTGLLHVAEQLGKRTIALMGPAPFGFPSRPTTKIMELDLYCRPCSKHGQGPCVNKEKFHKCLVDITPAQVAEQLRHILEETK, encoded by the coding sequence ATGTCTCAAATTGAGACCCGTAAGGGTGCTAAATTTTTAATCATTCGCTTCTCAGCGTTTGGCGATGTCGTGCAGACATTGAGCGTGCCTTCTGCAATTGCGCAAGCATTTCCAGAGGCCCAGATCCATTGGATCACACGCAAAGACATGGCGCCCCTACTGCGCAATCATCCGCACATTCACAAGGTGTGGGAGTTTGATCGCAAGGCTGGTGCACTGGGTTTGATGAAGCTTGTCTGGTCGATGCGTCCCGAGAAATTCACGCATATTTATGATGCCCATAACAACAGCCGTTCACGCATTATTTCTTTGCTCCTGCGCCCGTTTGGTTTCTTGGGCTTGGGACCTAAATTCATTCGTCGTTCGATTCGTCGTTGGAAACGATTTTTACTTTTCAGATTCCGCATTAATAAATTTGAACAACCCTTCAACGGTCAGCGTGATTTGCTGGAGCCTTTGCAAAAATGGGGTGTGAGTAAAGCGGCCCCAGCGGCTCCGCAGATTTTTCCAAGTGCTGACGTGGTTGAGAAAGCACGTGGGATTTTGGGCGATTTCGCGAATGCGGTTTCATTGGCGCCTTCAGCGGCTTATTTTTTAAAACGTTGGCCAAAAGAATACTGGGCTCAGTTGATTCAGCTGATGCCAGGGCAGAAGTTTGTTTTACTCGGCGGCCCCGAGGACTCGTTTATCGAAGACATTCATGCGGTGGCTCCAGAGCGAGTTATGAACCTGGCTGGGAAAACTTCACTTCAAGTAAGCTCTGCGGTGGTGGGACTTTCTCGTGTGGTGATCAGTAACGACACCGGGCTTTTGCACGTGGCCGAGCAATTGGGAAAACGCACGATTGCTTTGATGGGCCCCGCTCCTTTTGGATTCCCTTCGCGCCCGACCACGAAAATCATGGAACTTGATTTGTACTGCCGTCCTTGCAGCAAGCACGGTCAGGGTCCATGTGTGAATAAAGAAAAATTCCATAAGTGCCTGGTAGATATCACTCCCGCACAAGTAGCAGAACAGTTGCGCCACATCCTTGAGGAAACAAAATGA
- a CDS encoding 3-deoxy-D-manno-octulosonic acid transferase: MSLLVFWFYKFVLVPFAWIVLQLLRPFISGKLRDMIEDKNHSFYKMTHPGTEKLIPLHRPLWIHAASGEIEYARPVIREFKKAHPDIPVIVTYSSPSAKKILESMHDIDMWAALPWDFDISVASFIDKWNPRALLFSRTDVWPVLARVARKKRLTTGLFSATFADNSSRLKGLSRFVTKYAMNQLDEIHCVTEEDRRNLYDLGIKTKIEVSGDTRFDQVFHRLENPKQLKNELMPSTDDFVFIAGSTWPEDEEVLVQALSKIKRDNLKMIIAPHETTAAHLEKLEKQFSDAGLPYVLYSKSTHWPLGSILLVDKVGILAELYTWADIAFIGGSFKKQVHSVMEALAAGLPVMVGPHHQNNREALFYQKKNFSSGMIVQVVHNSEDVMVLIDRMRKKSFAFPHIKEEIRSEIGKNKNSTQRVLSSFF, translated from the coding sequence ATGAGTCTGTTGGTGTTTTGGTTTTATAAATTCGTATTGGTGCCTTTTGCCTGGATCGTGTTACAGCTTCTTCGTCCGTTTATCAGTGGCAAGTTGCGCGATATGATCGAGGATAAAAACCATAGCTTTTATAAAATGACTCACCCAGGGACTGAAAAACTGATTCCTTTACATCGTCCGCTGTGGATCCATGCCGCCAGTGGCGAAATTGAATACGCGCGTCCCGTGATTCGTGAATTTAAAAAGGCCCATCCCGATATTCCGGTGATTGTGACCTACTCGTCGCCGTCTGCTAAAAAGATTTTAGAAAGCATGCACGACATTGATATGTGGGCGGCTTTGCCCTGGGATTTTGATATTTCGGTCGCTTCTTTTATCGATAAATGGAATCCCCGCGCTTTGCTTTTCTCGCGCACAGATGTGTGGCCAGTTTTGGCTCGAGTTGCTAGGAAAAAGCGCCTGACAACGGGTTTGTTTTCAGCGACTTTTGCTGACAACTCTTCCCGCCTTAAAGGTCTTTCAAGATTTGTGACGAAGTATGCGATGAATCAGTTGGATGAAATCCACTGTGTGACCGAGGAAGATCGTCGCAATTTGTATGATCTGGGAATTAAAACCAAAATCGAAGTCAGTGGCGACACACGTTTTGATCAGGTTTTCCATCGCCTGGAAAATCCGAAACAGTTGAAAAATGAATTGATGCCTTCGACGGATGATTTCGTTTTTATTGCTGGTTCCACTTGGCCCGAAGACGAAGAAGTTTTGGTTCAGGCGTTAAGCAAAATCAAACGCGATAATTTGAAAATGATCATCGCTCCCCATGAGACCACAGCCGCGCACTTGGAAAAGCTGGAAAAGCAATTCAGCGATGCGGGCTTGCCGTATGTGCTGTATTCAAAATCCACGCATTGGCCTTTGGGTAGCATTCTGCTGGTTGATAAAGTCGGCATTTTGGCGGAGCTTTACACTTGGGCGGATATCGCCTTTATCGGTGGCAGCTTTAAGAAACAAGTGCACTCCGTGATGGAAGCTTTAGCTGCGGGCTTGCCCGTGATGGTGGGACCCCACCATCAAAACAACCGCGAGGCTTTGTTCTATCAAAAGAAAAACTTCTCTTCAGGTATGATCGTGCAAGTCGTGCACAACTCTGAAGACGTGATGGTTTTGATCGATCGCATGCGTAAGAAATCCTTCGCCTTCCCTCACATCAAAGAGGAAATCCGCTCTGAGATTGGCAAGAACAAGAACTCCACGCAACGAGTATTAAGCAGCTTCTTTTAG
- a CDS encoding ATP-binding protein has product MKQVKIVITGGPSGGKTTLIEALKKELGQKCAVVPEAASILYRGGFPRTKDPQGLINAQRAIYFVQKELEDMICKTSQKSLIVCDRGSIDALAYWPFASENFFKSIDSSKQTEFDRYDWVLHLDTADVDYYDLSNPIRTETFDEAEILNSKIMEAWNGHARRVVIGHNKDFLSKMTTALSVINAIMAHKSANDINKELLA; this is encoded by the coding sequence ATGAAACAGGTAAAAATCGTTATTACAGGTGGTCCTTCCGGCGGAAAAACAACTTTGATTGAAGCTCTGAAAAAAGAGTTGGGACAAAAATGCGCCGTCGTACCTGAAGCCGCCAGCATTCTTTATCGCGGTGGTTTCCCCCGCACCAAAGATCCTCAAGGTTTGATCAATGCCCAACGAGCGATTTACTTCGTTCAAAAAGAACTTGAAGACATGATTTGCAAAACCAGTCAAAAATCTTTGATCGTTTGCGATCGCGGTTCTATTGATGCTTTGGCGTACTGGCCGTTTGCTTCTGAAAACTTTTTTAAAAGCATTGATTCCAGCAAACAAACTGAATTTGATCGCTATGACTGGGTTCTGCATTTGGATACAGCGGATGTCGACTATTACGACCTCAGTAATCCGATTCGTACTGAAACATTCGATGAAGCTGAAATTTTGAATTCAAAAATTATGGAAGCCTGGAATGGCCATGCCCGTCGCGTGGTGATTGGTCACAACAAGGATTTTCTTTCAAAAATGACGACGGCATTATCCGTGATCAACGCCATCATGGCCCATAAAAGTGCCAACGATATCAACAAGGAGCTTTTGGCATGA
- a CDS encoding helical backbone metal receptor: MRVVCMVPSWTETLLRAGINVVGRTRFCIHPEKMITNIPIVGGTKEVSWDLVMDLKPDIVLLDQEENPYEMAEECPVKYVATHVHSLETLQQELVKLGEFFENATLMEMAVDCLDILEKPTPAFDSRKIPGFLDWVKIPHQNYSEVLYLIWKKPWMAVSKETYIGSVLNKLGMKVVEFPEGEKYPVIELEDHPNALCLFSSEPFPFAKKISDLKGLGVEGAIVNGESFSWFGYRSIQFLKETLK, translated from the coding sequence ATGCGTGTGGTTTGCATGGTCCCATCGTGGACCGAGACATTGTTAAGAGCTGGAATCAATGTTGTCGGCCGCACGCGTTTTTGTATTCATCCCGAAAAAATGATCACCAATATTCCCATTGTCGGTGGGACCAAGGAAGTTTCCTGGGATCTGGTGATGGATCTTAAACCTGACATCGTTCTGTTGGATCAGGAAGAAAATCCCTATGAAATGGCGGAAGAGTGCCCGGTTAAGTACGTGGCAACGCACGTTCATTCTCTTGAAACTCTTCAGCAAGAATTAGTGAAGCTCGGCGAATTTTTCGAAAACGCAACATTGATGGAAATGGCCGTGGATTGCCTGGATATTTTAGAAAAACCCACGCCTGCATTTGATTCCCGAAAAATTCCAGGGTTTTTGGACTGGGTGAAAATCCCTCATCAGAATTACAGCGAAGTTTTGTACCTGATCTGGAAAAAACCGTGGATGGCAGTCAGCAAAGAAACCTATATCGGATCTGTTTTAAACAAACTTGGAATGAAAGTGGTCGAGTTTCCCGAAGGGGAAAAGTATCCTGTCATCGAACTGGAAGATCACCCGAATGCTCTTTGTCTGTTTTCTTCAGAACCTTTTCCTTTTGCCAAAAAGATTTCAGACCTTAAGGGCCTGGGAGTGGAAGGAGCCATCGTGAACGGGGAATCGTTCTCGTGGTTCGGTTACCGCTCGATCCAGTTTCTTAAGGAGACTCTGAAATAA
- a CDS encoding DUF3465 domain-containing protein, with the protein MKRNLLTVLALILSGTIAFATEAAPDCIANGQPIPVINEQILLWKKQTKNQYKNRGHIYGVVTNIYQGKASHQHFQVKIGDGPRDTIEVIYNTSFREIDNLRIGGVVEACGDYITSNAKAGHYKPSPDGAILHWVHESTNSRHDSGYVMVDGVLHGMPHGRPFYDWEPDFDSLQPAM; encoded by the coding sequence ATGAAACGGAATTTATTGACGGTTTTAGCTCTGATTTTATCAGGAACTATCGCCTTCGCGACAGAGGCAGCGCCAGATTGCATAGCAAATGGGCAACCCATCCCAGTCATCAACGAACAGATCTTGCTTTGGAAGAAACAAACTAAGAATCAGTACAAAAATCGCGGCCATATTTATGGTGTCGTGACGAATATCTACCAAGGCAAAGCCAGCCACCAGCATTTCCAAGTTAAAATCGGCGATGGTCCTCGCGATACGATCGAAGTGATTTACAACACAAGCTTTCGCGAAATCGACAACCTGCGCATCGGCGGTGTGGTTGAGGCGTGCGGTGATTACATCACTTCTAATGCCAAAGCGGGTCACTATAAACCGTCTCCAGATGGTGCGATCCTTCACTGGGTTCACGAATCAACAAACAGCCGTCATGACTCCGGTTATGTGATGGTCGATGGCGTTTTGCACGGAATGCCCCATGGTCGCCCGTTCTATGACTGGGAACCAGATTTTGACTCCCTTCAACCAGCCATGTAG
- a CDS encoding NUDIX domain-containing protein, with the protein MTTRNILSAGVVPFSNNKEGVRFLILRSFNYWDFPKGEVESKEDPFKAALREMKEETSLLPKDFPFGHDYYETERYGQGKVARYYIGLVEGTPEIEMPISEVLGAPEHHEYRWASADECKYLFGPRLNRVLTWALEKINS; encoded by the coding sequence ATGACGACCCGAAATATTCTTTCCGCGGGAGTGGTCCCATTCAGTAATAACAAAGAGGGCGTAAGATTTCTGATTCTACGCAGTTTCAACTATTGGGATTTTCCCAAAGGCGAAGTGGAATCCAAGGAAGATCCTTTCAAAGCAGCTTTGCGTGAAATGAAAGAAGAAACCAGCCTGCTTCCCAAAGACTTCCCCTTCGGTCACGACTACTATGAAACCGAACGCTATGGGCAGGGGAAAGTCGCACGCTATTATATCGGCTTGGTCGAAGGCACTCCAGAAATTGAAATGCCCATCAGTGAGGTGTTGGGTGCGCCTGAACATCATGAATATCGTTGGGCATCAGCAGATGAGTGTAAGTACTTATTTGGCCCAAGACTCAATCGAGTTTTAACTTGGGCCTTAGAGAAAATTAATTCCTGA
- a CDS encoding HNH endonuclease has product MNLKVLNKLELDQRIRTLAQRERDLLHEVLLTIKEIDSRRTYLDLGFGSLFDYLVKGVGYSEGSAQRRIDAARMIREIPEIAAKIQTGELKLNQISLIQKASREVFKNQSITVTTDEKLEVIHDLCGKNHTESQQQVAAFFDLPVLQTTHQKTQADESVRIEFTLSKEAYAKVKQAQALLSHAVISADLGAFLEFLSDKVIKQKTSSLKAKKMPETDAAITLEDKVQVGNSDKSISSDKVNVSKTPNVNTRATATMAVYGQKPSAADTKKIRLKQVCCQFVDPVTGRRCESTWRLQVDHKHSQWAGGGHRVENLQLLCAGHNRSKYRTEAGIRYLS; this is encoded by the coding sequence GTGAATCTAAAAGTACTTAATAAATTAGAACTGGATCAAAGAATAAGAACTTTGGCGCAGAGGGAACGTGATCTTTTGCACGAAGTGCTTTTGACGATTAAAGAAATCGATTCTCGTCGCACATACTTGGATCTTGGATTTGGCAGTCTATTTGATTATTTGGTAAAAGGCGTGGGATATTCTGAAGGAAGTGCCCAGCGCCGTATCGATGCCGCGCGGATGATTCGAGAAATTCCTGAGATTGCCGCGAAAATTCAGACAGGCGAATTAAAGTTAAATCAAATATCCCTAATCCAAAAGGCCTCCCGAGAGGTGTTTAAAAATCAGTCCATCACCGTAACTACTGATGAGAAACTTGAAGTTATTCATGACCTTTGCGGCAAAAACCACACAGAATCTCAACAACAGGTGGCGGCGTTCTTTGATTTGCCAGTTCTACAAACTACACATCAAAAAACTCAGGCCGACGAAAGCGTCCGTATTGAATTTACCCTTTCAAAAGAAGCTTATGCAAAAGTAAAGCAGGCTCAGGCGCTTTTATCTCACGCTGTAATTTCCGCAGATCTTGGGGCTTTTTTAGAATTTCTGTCAGATAAAGTTATCAAGCAAAAAACTAGCTCCCTGAAAGCGAAGAAAATGCCTGAAACGGATGCCGCAATAACGTTGGAGGATAAAGTGCAAGTTGGGAATTCTGACAAGTCAATTTCATCTGATAAAGTCAACGTATCCAAAACCCCGAATGTGAATACGAGAGCTACCGCCACGATGGCGGTATATGGACAGAAGCCTTCAGCAGCTGACACTAAGAAAATCAGATTAAAACAGGTTTGCTGCCAGTTTGTAGATCCGGTTACGGGAAGACGCTGTGAAAGCACTTGGCGTCTGCAAGTAGATCATAAGCATAGCCAGTGGGCGGGCGGTGGGCATCGGGTCGAGAACCTGCAGCTGCTATGTGCGGGTCACAATAGATCGAAGTATCGCACTGAAGCTGGGATTAGGTATCTTTCATGA